In the Malaya genurostris strain Urasoe2022 chromosome 1, Malgen_1.1, whole genome shotgun sequence genome, one interval contains:
- the LOC131429048 gene encoding serine protease Hayan-like has translation MLLTKTYKTIKVYLPVRTKVNLPGRAKADLLATNTCLTWKSTACSTLRHISFRRLQFVHSAHFERTYFDMIPNCILLILIVVVIQPGKSQRLANFEGAHVALIGWTDPTDGSIKFDCTGSYLGRNMILTGARCLERNGTRANVVRLGEAIGLPRDFEVDNVSVHYRYQAEYYYHNMAIIFLKENPQMVSSRFKPACIFSVEPPLDIKVHVVGRDSRGSFQKTSVDLVGSDKCHEYYTPTKKFKYGALLVCCMCARNPTTQNCASELASPMQTILEKNGKRVPFLVGQKTIGKSCGSKIPGIYTRLSSDGHLPWISTIAAMDFKDHDACIERY, from the exons ATGTTATTAACAAAAACATACAAAACAATCAAAGTATATCTACCCGTCCGGACAAAAGTGAATCTACCTGGCAGAGCAAAAGCGGATCTACTTGCCACCAATACCTGTCTCACTTGGAAATCCACTGCGTGCTCTACTCTCCGTCACATCTCATTTCGTAGACTTCAGTTTGTACACAGCGCTCACTTCGAAAGAACGTATTTTGATATGATCCCCAATTGCATCTTGTTGATATTGATCGTTGTCGTCATTCAACCGG gtaaATCCCAACGATTGGCGAATTTCGAAGGGGCTCATGTAGCCTTAATAGGATGGACCGATCCGACAGATGGCAGCATCAAATTCGATTGCACGGGTTCGTATTTGGGACGAAACATGATTCTGACTGGAGCACGTTGTCTCGAACGAAACGGAACCCGTGCGAATGTTGTTCGACTCGGTGAAGCTATTGGGTTACCGCGGGATTTTGAAGTTGATAACGTGTCCGTTCATTATCGGTATCAGGCTGAATATTACTACCACAACATGGCGATAATATTCCTCAAAGAGAACCCGCAGATGGTATCCAGTAGGTTCAAACCGGCATGTATATTTTCAGTCGAGCCACCGTTGGATATCAAAGTTCATGTTGTTGGTAGAGATTCGAGAGGTTCGTTCCAGAAAACTTCTGTAGATCTTGTTGGTTCGGATAAGTGTCACGAGTATTACACACCgacgaaaaagtttaaatacggtGCTTTGCTCGTTTGTTGCATGTGCGCTCGTAACCCGACAACGCAAAACTGTGCG AGCGAGCTGGCATCTCCTATGCAAACAATTCTGGAGAAAAACGGAAAGCGTGTCCCATTCTTGGTAGGACAGAAAACGATAGGGAAATCGTGCGGCTCAAAAATACCGGGAATCTACACGCGGTTGAGCTCAGATGGACATTTGCCGTGGATTTCAACCATTGCTGCAATGGATTTCAAGGATCATGACG CTTGCATCGAACGGTATTGA
- the LOC131429056 gene encoding serine protease snake-like, translating into MKIAMIIWAMMLTLVISGSHYGMCQSLNSEDSSHVVQIGQTQPNGEITYICGGAYLGKNMIVLGAHCANRNGRQPDIVHFGSTLSTGFNVRIANITLHYRYKPQFDYHNMAVAQLERNPQSVSSVVKAACIEKVHLKSNTPIQLIGPIKDRIVRTNLLAVGSEKCHEYYNPNLKLRFGVLLCCFCARSTNSNPCTTQHSSPIQIIKKRNGKEVPFLIGHKSIGKSCGTSTPAVYTRYGSYFEWLETVTGLKFQENECSSRY; encoded by the exons ATGAAGATAGCGATGATCATCTGGGCGATGATGCTAACGTTGGTGATCAGTGGCAGCCATTATG GAATGTGCCAATCACTTAACAGTGAAGACAGCTCTCACGTG GTTCAGATTGGTCAAACCCAACCCAATGGAGAAATAACCTACATTTGTGGGGGAGCATATCTGGGAAAAAATATGATTGTACTTGGTGCACACTGTGCCAATAGGAACGG CCGTCAACCGGATATTGTTCATTTTGGTAGCACATTATCAACTGGATTCAATGTACGCATCGCTAACATTACTCTTCATTATCGTTATAAGCCTCAGTTCGACTACCACAACATGGCAGTCGCTCAGCTCGAACGAAACCCACAATCCGTTTCCTCCGTCGTCAAGGCTGCGTGTATCGAGAAAGTGCATCTGAAGTCCAACACTCCGATCCAACTAATTGGACCAATCAAGGATCGCATAGTACGAACAAATCTACTAGCGGTAGGATCGGAAAAGTGTCACGAATATTACAACCCAAACCTAAAGCTGCGGTTCGGGGTGCTACTCTGTTGCTTTTGTGCTCGGAGCACAAACTCCAACCCATGCACG ACTCAACATAGTTCGCCTATACAAATCATTAAGAAACGCAACGGAAAAGAGGTTCCTTTCCTCATAGGGCACAAATCGATTGGAAAATCCTGTGGCACCAGCACTCCTGCCGTTTACACCCGATATGGATCATATTTCGAGTGGTTAGAAACCGTTACGGGGTTAAAATTTCAAGAAAATG AATGTTCAAGTCGTTATTAA